One Candidatus Anaeroferrophillus wilburensis genomic window carries:
- a CDS encoding bifunctional oligoribonuclease/PAP phosphatase NrnA translates to MIRVCSEARTVLIATHVNPDGDAVGSSLALAATLQKLDKQVVVYDPDPVPYMFRFLPGADLVVNTLPEHETFDLLILLDCSEPGRAGREMASFSGYRRTACIDHHITNDHFAQFNLIDPQASATAELVYEVVAALDADFSRDVAVNLYTAILTDTGSFHYENAGPRSFAVAGKLVAKGVDPWMVAQHVYESEPLNRLQLLAYTLQTLRISANGKAACVTVTREMYAKTGTNAEHTDRLVNYPRSIDGVEVAFMLRQTGERSYKLSFRSRGMVDVASLAQEFGGGGHKNAAGCHLDGSADDIIAMVFAKLDDLLEVTRGAGGFAAVSPKA, encoded by the coding sequence ATGATCCGGGTATGCTCCGAGGCCAGGACCGTTCTCATTGCCACCCATGTCAACCCTGATGGTGATGCGGTTGGTTCGTCGTTGGCTCTTGCCGCCACCCTGCAGAAATTGGACAAGCAGGTTGTTGTCTATGATCCTGATCCGGTGCCCTATATGTTCAGATTTTTGCCGGGGGCGGATTTAGTTGTCAATACCTTGCCTGAGCATGAGACGTTTGACCTGCTGATCCTCCTGGACTGCAGTGAACCGGGCCGGGCAGGCAGGGAGATGGCCTCTTTTTCCGGTTATCGCCGGACAGCCTGTATTGATCACCATATTACCAATGATCATTTTGCCCAGTTCAACCTCATAGACCCCCAGGCAAGCGCAACGGCTGAGCTGGTGTATGAGGTTGTTGCGGCTCTTGATGCTGATTTTTCCCGTGATGTGGCTGTTAACCTCTATACGGCAATTCTGACGGATACCGGATCGTTCCACTATGAGAATGCCGGCCCTCGCTCCTTTGCAGTTGCCGGAAAACTGGTGGCCAAAGGGGTTGATCCCTGGATGGTGGCCCAGCATGTCTATGAAAGCGAGCCGCTCAACCGCTTGCAGTTGCTGGCCTATACCCTGCAGACGCTGCGCATCTCTGCAAATGGCAAGGCTGCCTGTGTCACGGTAACCCGGGAGATGTATGCCAAAACCGGGACGAATGCTGAGCATACGGACCGGTTGGTAAATTACCCTCGTTCCATCGATGGGGTGGAAGTGGCTTTCATGCTCAGGCAGACAGGTGAGCGGTCCTATAAGCTGAGTTTTCGTTCCCGGGGCATGGTGGACGTTGCATCCCTGGCACAGGAGTTTGGCGGTGGCGGCCATAAGAATGCCGCCGGCTGCCACCTCGATGGTTCTGCCGATGACATTATTGCCATGGTTTTTGCAAAACTGGATGATCTGCTGGAGGTGACCCGGGGGGCAGGCGGTTTCGCGGCTGTTTCACCAAAGGCCTGA
- a CDS encoding 1-acyl-sn-glycerol-3-phosphate acyltransferase has product MKLLKKLVLGTYSNLLVGISTLLWSTLGLLFCLLPPAWKLKGHNLCAHYWGTWILRGSGISVRVVGSENLKPGTQYMVIANHRSFLDIYILLTASGLHCRMVAKKELTKIPVFGLLLRYSDSIVIDRQNREQAIATMRQRGKLLKEKGLSIVVFPEGTRSTGRKELGNFKKGAFILAAQLGLPILPVTIVGAGELQPKGAMAIKPGSITLKIDAPLMPPDYAKPADIAPLAEQARKTIEHNLQTFTAAP; this is encoded by the coding sequence ATGAAGCTACTGAAAAAACTTGTACTCGGCACCTATTCGAATCTCCTGGTGGGAATCAGCACCCTGCTCTGGTCCACCCTGGGCCTCCTTTTCTGTCTTCTCCCCCCGGCCTGGAAACTGAAAGGACACAATCTCTGCGCCCATTACTGGGGAACATGGATTCTCAGGGGCAGCGGCATCAGTGTGCGGGTTGTCGGCAGCGAAAACCTGAAACCCGGCACCCAGTATATGGTTATCGCCAACCATCGCAGTTTCCTCGACATCTACATTCTACTGACCGCTTCCGGCCTGCACTGTCGAATGGTCGCCAAAAAAGAACTTACCAAAATCCCGGTGTTTGGTCTACTCCTGCGCTACAGCGACAGCATCGTCATTGACCGGCAAAACCGGGAGCAGGCCATCGCCACCATGCGTCAGCGGGGTAAGTTGCTCAAAGAAAAGGGGCTCTCCATCGTGGTTTTCCCCGAAGGCACCAGATCAACCGGCAGAAAAGAACTCGGCAATTTCAAGAAAGGCGCCTTTATTCTGGCAGCTCAGCTGGGCCTGCCCATCCTGCCGGTAACCATTGTCGGGGCCGGGGAACTGCAGCCCAAAGGGGCGATGGCCATTAAACCGGGAAGCATCACTCTGAAGATCGATGCACCCCTCATGCCGCCGGATTATGCCAAGCCTGCAGATATCGCTCCCCTGGCTGAGCAGGCCCGTAAAACAATCGAACACAACCTTCAGACTTTTACCGCCGCTCCTTAA
- the rpsO gene encoding 30S ribosomal protein S15 yields the protein MVMENEQKKTVIEKYRLHDSDTGSPEVQIALLSERITYLTEHFKTHKKDFHSRRGLLKLVGQRRRLLDYLKKKEFQRYKNVIGSLGLRR from the coding sequence ATGGTTATGGAAAATGAGCAGAAAAAGACAGTTATTGAAAAGTACAGACTTCATGATAGTGATACCGGATCTCCTGAGGTTCAGATTGCTTTGTTAAGTGAGAGGATTACCTATCTTACCGAGCATTTCAAAACCCATAAAAAGGATTTCCATTCGCGTCGGGGGCTTTTGAAGTTGGTCGGCCAGCGCCGTCGCCTGCTTGATTATCTGAAAAAGAAAGAGTTTCAGCGTTATAAGAATGTTATTGGCAGTTTGGGCCTGCGGCGTTAG
- the infB gene encoding translation initiation factor IF-2, giving the protein MGEQVKIKVYELSRELNLKDADLLEIIASLEIGASSKFSSLKYEDVEKIKTYYREHQGPAVVEKRIASGAVRRRRKAAKPAPVEVPVAGEAPAEELPAEEVLPESAAKQAAEEVSVPEQEVLEPVAEEVAAESTAAEEEIGELEVEPVPPAGEVTVEPEVSAADEVKPETPPAPEAVEKSAKGKAKGARVIGRIDLEKLEKKTAGPGRQRPVREAAKPAAGTRQRPAAAAPDVVAQPEVPIEAKKIGRKGKKKAEVVEEQAVDGRRKKQSLKKSVIKDLDQLDGAGMRGRGRGKKAKGGKKLGQQTEITTPKESKRVVKITDVVSVGELAKRLGVKASEVIARLMGLGIMTTINQMIDIDTAELIASEYGHSVENVAFDEQILLEQAPDEEGSLQPRPPVVTVMGHVDHGKTSLLDAIRETSVADREAGGITQHIGAYSVELPKGRISFVDTPGHEAFTTMRSRGASITDIVILVVAADDGVMPQTIESINHARAAQVPIIVAVNKIDKANAQPDEVKRQLSEHGIVAEDWGGDAIFVEVSAKKLTNIDTLLEMVLLQAEMMELKANPDKAGKGVVLESRLDKGKGPVATVLVKEGTLRAGDYIVAGLYSGRIRALIDDRGVPVDTAGPSIPVEILGLSGVPSAGDDFNVVKSEKIAKELADNRQHQFREREISKTSKISLEDLFEQIQEGEVEKLNVIVKADVQGSLEAVTDSLKKLSTDKVKVEPLHAAVGGIKEADVMLASASNAIIIGFNVRPDMKAQMLAEQEQVDLRMYSIIYDLIDNVKKAMEGLLQPEIKEIHLGRAEVKEVFSITKIGTIAGCRVTDGKISRNAGVRLLRDDVVVYEGKISSLKRFKDDVKEVLNGYECGIGIEKYNDLKVGDVIEAYTTEEVAATL; this is encoded by the coding sequence TTGGGGGAACAGGTTAAAATAAAGGTTTATGAGCTTTCCAGAGAACTGAATCTCAAGGATGCCGATCTGTTGGAGATTATTGCCAGCCTGGAGATTGGAGCCAGTAGTAAATTCAGTTCTCTGAAATATGAAGATGTTGAGAAAATCAAGACTTATTACCGTGAGCACCAAGGGCCGGCGGTAGTTGAAAAGCGTATTGCTTCTGGGGCTGTGCGCCGGCGACGGAAAGCTGCCAAGCCAGCGCCGGTAGAAGTACCTGTTGCCGGTGAAGCTCCGGCTGAAGAGCTGCCAGCGGAAGAAGTCCTGCCAGAAAGTGCTGCCAAGCAGGCCGCCGAGGAGGTTTCTGTCCCTGAACAGGAGGTTCTTGAACCGGTTGCCGAAGAGGTTGCCGCGGAATCGACAGCTGCCGAGGAAGAGATTGGCGAGCTTGAAGTTGAGCCTGTGCCGCCGGCAGGGGAAGTCACGGTTGAACCGGAGGTCTCAGCCGCCGATGAGGTGAAACCGGAAACTCCTCCCGCACCTGAGGCGGTGGAAAAATCGGCCAAAGGTAAAGCCAAGGGAGCACGGGTTATCGGCCGGATTGACCTTGAAAAACTTGAAAAGAAGACTGCCGGTCCGGGGCGCCAGCGACCGGTTCGTGAAGCGGCAAAACCTGCTGCCGGGACACGCCAGCGACCGGCTGCGGCAGCCCCCGATGTCGTGGCGCAGCCTGAAGTGCCGATTGAGGCCAAAAAAATTGGTCGCAAAGGCAAAAAGAAGGCTGAGGTTGTCGAAGAACAGGCTGTTGACGGGCGCCGGAAGAAGCAAAGCCTGAAAAAATCGGTGATCAAGGATCTGGACCAGCTGGATGGCGCCGGGATGCGTGGTCGTGGTAGAGGTAAAAAAGCCAAAGGCGGCAAAAAGCTTGGCCAGCAAACGGAAATTACTACTCCCAAGGAGAGCAAACGGGTTGTCAAGATAACGGATGTGGTGTCTGTCGGTGAACTGGCCAAGCGGCTTGGGGTGAAAGCTTCTGAGGTTATTGCCAGGTTGATGGGGTTGGGAATCATGACCACCATCAATCAGATGATCGATATTGATACCGCTGAACTGATCGCTTCGGAATACGGCCATTCGGTGGAGAATGTTGCTTTTGACGAACAGATTCTGCTGGAACAGGCTCCGGATGAGGAAGGATCGCTGCAGCCGCGTCCGCCGGTGGTTACGGTCATGGGGCATGTTGACCACGGCAAGACATCGCTGCTGGATGCTATTCGGGAAACCAGTGTTGCGGACCGCGAAGCCGGCGGCATTACCCAGCATATCGGGGCGTACTCGGTAGAATTGCCGAAGGGGAGGATATCCTTTGTTGATACCCCCGGCCATGAGGCCTTTACGACGATGCGCTCCCGTGGGGCCAGTATTACCGATATCGTTATTCTTGTTGTGGCTGCCGATGACGGGGTGATGCCCCAAACCATCGAATCGATCAATCACGCCCGGGCGGCGCAAGTGCCGATCATTGTGGCGGTCAATAAAATTGATAAAGCCAACGCCCAGCCTGATGAAGTGAAACGCCAGTTGAGCGAGCATGGTATTGTTGCTGAGGATTGGGGCGGCGATGCCATCTTTGTCGAGGTGTCGGCAAAGAAGCTGACTAATATTGATACGTTGCTGGAAATGGTTCTCCTCCAGGCTGAGATGATGGAATTGAAGGCAAATCCCGATAAAGCCGGCAAGGGGGTTGTACTTGAGTCAAGGCTCGATAAAGGGAAGGGTCCTGTGGCTACCGTACTGGTTAAGGAAGGGACCCTGCGAGCCGGTGATTATATCGTTGCCGGACTTTACAGTGGCCGGATCCGGGCATTAATTGATGACCGCGGCGTCCCGGTTGATACTGCCGGTCCTTCTATTCCGGTGGAAATTCTTGGTCTGTCGGGAGTGCCGTCTGCCGGTGATGACTTCAATGTTGTCAAGTCGGAAAAAATTGCCAAGGAGCTGGCTGATAATCGCCAGCATCAGTTCAGGGAACGGGAAATTTCCAAAACCAGTAAAATATCCCTGGAAGATCTTTTTGAACAGATCCAGGAAGGCGAAGTTGAGAAACTTAACGTTATTGTTAAGGCCGACGTCCAGGGGTCCCTTGAAGCGGTTACCGATTCATTGAAAAAACTGTCCACCGATAAGGTTAAGGTTGAACCGCTGCATGCGGCGGTGGGCGGCATCAAGGAAGCTGACGTCATGCTGGCGTCCGCTTCCAATGCAATTATTATTGGTTTTAATGTGCGTCCTGACATGAAGGCCCAGATGCTGGCCGAGCAGGAACAAGTTGACCTCAGGATGTATTCCATTATCTATGATCTTATTGATAATGTGAAAAAAGCAATGGAAGGTCTGCTGCAGCCGGAGATTAAAGAGATTCATCTGGGGCGGGCCGAGGTTAAAGAGGTCTTTTCCATCACCAAGATCGGTACTATTGCCGGTTGCCGGGTAACGGATGGCAAAATAAGCAGAAATGCCGGAGTTCGTCTGCTCCGTGACGATGTGGTGGTCTACGAAGGCAAGATCAGTTCCTTGAAAAGGTTCAAAGATGACGTTAAGGAAGTGCTGAACGGTTACGAGTGCGGCATCGGCATTGAAAAGTATAACGACCTGAAAGTTGGCGATGTGATCGAGGCCTACACCACCGAGGAAGTGGCGGCCACGTTATAA
- a CDS encoding ribosome maturation factor RimP: MLSGELLESLGYELVDLEYVTSGSRGILRLYIDQPGGVTLGDCATVSRQLGALLEVEDVVPFSYILEVSSPGLNRPLKRAKDFLAHYGRKIKIKTKVPVEGRRRFIGTLQEYDQENNRLVLAADDGCHTLEVANFSKCNLVYEFPEAGKTKTGRG, translated from the coding sequence TTGCTGAGCGGAGAGTTGCTCGAATCCCTTGGCTATGAGCTGGTGGACCTCGAGTACGTGACCTCCGGCTCCCGCGGAATTTTGCGGCTTTATATTGATCAGCCGGGTGGGGTTACCCTTGGTGACTGTGCAACGGTCAGCCGGCAGCTGGGGGCCCTGCTGGAAGTTGAGGATGTCGTGCCCTTCAGCTATATTCTTGAGGTGTCATCCCCGGGGTTGAATCGGCCCCTGAAACGGGCCAAGGATTTTCTTGCCCATTACGGTCGAAAAATTAAGATTAAAACGAAAGTGCCGGTTGAGGGGCGCCGGCGATTTATTGGCACATTGCAGGAATATGACCAGGAGAATAATCGCCTGGTGCTGGCTGCGGATGACGGGTGTCATACACTTGAAGTAGCTAATTTCAGCAAATGTAATCTGGTGTATGAATTTCCAGAGGCGGGTAAAACAAAAACAGGTAGGGGATAG
- a CDS encoding DUF445 family protein, which translates to MNYQSLIPYLAPPLVGAAIGYFTNYLAIRMLFRPLEQKKFCGIPVPMTPGIIPAKRKELATNIGRMIGDHLLTHEVIVSRLQRRDFQDGIYLAIARRFQDVFEQDLGTLSSLFPADFHGDMEHLVDRSRHYLYGMVDQLVEHPATDRLVDDFVRQLGDQLLAANLSSIIDVDAYARFRLRLRDGCGNWLRSDAVKGWVAKEFDQGFSRLLATSKPLAQVIPSDLRELLIGQLKQELPGLMASLSRLLYDPNIRQRIKNRIHQAIDAYVSKMGFWKKLLASWALQEDLLARKIDELVDVAGEDIAAALQQPQVQEKVMQLIADRFDAFLQIPVNELAKKVSYQKLAGIRDYLKGKFLDLLGRQETTERCFTLFEQLLMTIRDRSFSQLAEAVGFEGVSAAMGSRIGARLIAELRSSQVKRHLTNHFHELVCNYFYQTPIGKLSLKIPYEVLERGIAFTHRKACNLMETELPNLTDRIDIPAMVEERINALPVLQVEALLMDIMREHFTYINIFGGVLGAMIGGFQVVFMRFFY; encoded by the coding sequence ATGAATTATCAGTCTCTGATTCCTTATTTGGCGCCACCATTGGTGGGGGCGGCTATCGGTTATTTTACCAACTACCTTGCCATCCGTATGCTGTTTCGGCCGCTGGAGCAGAAGAAGTTTTGTGGCATCCCGGTTCCCATGACCCCCGGGATTATCCCCGCCAAGCGGAAAGAACTGGCCACCAATATCGGCCGCATGATCGGTGATCACCTGCTGACCCATGAGGTGATTGTTTCCCGGCTGCAGCGCCGCGATTTTCAGGATGGCATCTATCTGGCCATAGCCCGGCGTTTTCAGGATGTTTTTGAACAGGACTTGGGGACCCTCAGCTCGCTCTTCCCGGCTGATTTTCACGGGGATATGGAGCACCTGGTGGACCGCAGCCGCCATTACCTCTATGGTATGGTCGATCAGCTGGTTGAGCATCCAGCCACTGACCGGCTGGTTGATGATTTCGTCCGGCAGTTAGGCGACCAGCTGCTGGCGGCCAACCTATCGTCGATCATTGATGTAGATGCCTATGCCCGTTTTCGTCTGCGTCTGCGGGATGGGTGTGGCAACTGGCTGCGGTCGGACGCTGTCAAAGGCTGGGTCGCCAAAGAATTCGATCAGGGTTTTTCCCGTCTGCTGGCGACGTCCAAACCCCTGGCCCAGGTTATTCCGAGTGATCTGCGCGAACTGCTGATTGGACAGTTGAAACAGGAACTTCCCGGACTGATGGCCAGCCTGAGCCGGCTGCTCTATGATCCCAATATCCGCCAACGGATTAAAAACCGGATCCACCAGGCCATCGATGCCTATGTGAGCAAAATGGGCTTCTGGAAAAAGTTGCTGGCCAGCTGGGCTTTACAGGAGGACCTACTGGCCAGAAAAATTGATGAGCTGGTAGATGTGGCTGGCGAAGATATTGCCGCGGCCCTCCAGCAGCCGCAGGTGCAGGAAAAGGTGATGCAGCTGATTGCCGATCGTTTTGATGCTTTTCTGCAGATACCGGTCAATGAGTTGGCAAAGAAAGTCTCTTATCAGAAGCTGGCGGGCATACGGGACTATCTCAAGGGGAAGTTTCTTGATCTTCTTGGCCGCCAGGAAACGACTGAGCGCTGCTTCACCCTTTTTGAGCAGCTGCTGATGACTATCCGCGACCGGTCTTTTTCGCAGCTGGCCGAGGCTGTTGGATTTGAAGGGGTTTCGGCGGCGATGGGCTCCCGGATTGGTGCGCGACTGATTGCCGAGCTGCGTTCATCCCAAGTCAAACGCCACCTGACCAACCATTTCCATGAACTGGTGTGTAACTATTTCTACCAGACGCCGATTGGCAAACTTTCACTGAAGATTCCCTATGAGGTGCTGGAGCGGGGAATTGCCTTTACCCACCGGAAAGCCTGCAACCTGATGGAAACGGAGCTGCCCAACCTGACTGACCGGATAGACATTCCGGCCATGGTTGAGGAGCGGATCAACGCCCTGCCGGTTTTACAGGTGGAGGCCCTGCTGATGGATATCATGCGGGAGCACTTCACTTATATAAATATATTTGGTGGTGTCCTGGGGGCCATGATCGGCGGCTTCCAGGTTGTTTTTATGCGTTTTTTCTATTGA
- the nusA gene encoding transcription termination/antitermination protein NusA — MSSSLKFILDQVSKEKGIPKEILIEAIESAMVTASRKKLGQGRDIEASFNEESGEVELFEFVEVVENPENSYTDISLEEAREFDPDAEYGDSLGLKLDTSEFGRIAAQTAKQVIMQKIREAERESIFEEFHERIGEIVSGTVQRMERGNLIVNLGKTEAILPRAETIPRETFRQGERVRALLLDVEMTVKGPKIVLSRTHPKFLIKLFDAEVPEIFEGIITVQGAAREPGIRAKIAVFTNDHDVDPVGACVGVRGSRVQNVVQELKGEKIDIIRWNPDDVRYVCNAVSPAQISKIILDENNQAMEIIVPDDQLSLAIGRKGLNIRLAAKLTGWHLDVKSVSKVAGDFERLYESLQEVEGLDNVTMELLYDNGYRQLEDLVAASPEELEEVIGTDGADAKQLVACAQRAIEQARLAAEQQREEEQAAAEAALEVSETAGAVGNQDPVADAESGAEISAEGEADVLPAEGDER; from the coding sequence ATGTCTTCCAGTTTGAAATTTATTCTTGATCAGGTCAGCAAGGAAAAGGGTATTCCCAAAGAGATCCTGATTGAGGCCATTGAATCTGCCATGGTGACTGCTTCCCGTAAGAAGCTGGGCCAGGGGAGAGATATTGAAGCCAGTTTCAACGAAGAGAGCGGTGAAGTCGAGCTGTTTGAGTTTGTTGAAGTGGTTGAAAATCCAGAGAATTCCTATACTGACATCTCGCTGGAAGAAGCCAGGGAGTTTGATCCTGACGCTGAGTATGGTGACAGCTTGGGGCTGAAACTGGATACGTCTGAATTTGGCCGCATTGCCGCCCAGACTGCCAAACAGGTCATCATGCAGAAGATCAGAGAGGCGGAGCGGGAAAGTATTTTTGAAGAGTTTCATGAACGGATTGGTGAAATTGTCAGCGGTACCGTTCAGCGGATGGAGCGGGGCAACCTGATTGTTAATCTCGGCAAGACCGAGGCCATCCTGCCTCGGGCGGAAACCATTCCCCGGGAAACGTTTCGCCAGGGTGAACGGGTGCGGGCGCTGCTTCTGGATGTTGAAATGACCGTCAAGGGACCGAAAATTGTCCTTTCCCGGACGCACCCTAAATTTCTGATTAAATTATTTGACGCTGAAGTGCCGGAAATCTTTGAAGGGATTATCACTGTCCAGGGTGCCGCCCGTGAACCCGGCATACGGGCAAAAATTGCCGTTTTTACCAATGATCATGATGTGGATCCGGTGGGTGCCTGCGTCGGGGTTCGCGGGTCCCGGGTGCAGAATGTCGTCCAGGAGCTGAAGGGTGAGAAGATTGATATTATCCGCTGGAATCCGGATGATGTCCGTTATGTCTGCAATGCCGTATCGCCGGCCCAGATCAGCAAGATTATTCTCGATGAGAACAATCAGGCGATGGAGATTATCGTTCCCGATGATCAGCTTTCGCTGGCTATCGGGCGAAAAGGGTTGAATATTCGTTTGGCTGCCAAGCTGACCGGCTGGCATCTTGATGTAAAATCCGTTTCAAAAGTAGCTGGTGATTTTGAGCGGCTCTATGAATCGTTGCAGGAGGTTGAAGGCCTTGATAATGTGACCATGGAGCTGCTTTATGATAATGGTTATCGGCAGCTGGAAGACCTTGTTGCCGCTTCCCCGGAGGAGCTGGAAGAGGTGATTGGTACCGATGGGGCTGATGCCAAGCAGCTGGTTGCCTGCGCCCAGCGGGCCATAGAGCAGGCCCGCCTGGCGGCTGAACAGCAACGGGAGGAAGAACAGGCGGCGGCTGAAGCTGCCCTGGAGGTTTCTGAAACTGCTGGTGCCGTTGGTAATCAGGATCCTGTTGCCGATGCCGAGAGTGGTGCAGAGATATCTGCAGAGGGCGAAGCGGATGTTTTGCCAGCCGAGGGTGATGAACGGTAA
- a CDS encoding RidA family protein — MTISRIATSSAPQAIGPYSQGIRAGDFLFLAGQIPMDPAGGRLVAGGIQEQTRQVLENLQAVLKAAGAGLSQVVKTEVFLQSMEDFAAMNEVYGSYFTTDPQPARQAIEAARLPKGALVEISCIAYLGTV, encoded by the coding sequence ATGACAATCAGCAGGATAGCAACCAGCAGCGCCCCCCAGGCTATCGGGCCCTATTCCCAGGGCATCCGGGCCGGTGATTTTCTCTTTCTGGCCGGCCAGATTCCGATGGATCCAGCCGGCGGCCGGCTGGTGGCAGGCGGCATCCAGGAACAGACCCGGCAGGTGCTGGAAAACCTGCAGGCAGTGCTGAAGGCCGCCGGCGCCGGGCTGTCACAGGTGGTCAAAACAGAGGTGTTTCTCCAAAGCATGGAGGATTTCGCCGCCATGAACGAGGTATATGGCAGCTATTTCACCACAGACCCGCAGCCGGCCCGCCAGGCCATCGAAGCCGCCCGGCTGCCGAAAGGAGCCCTGGTGGAGATCTCCTGCATTGCCTATCTTGGCACCGTCTGA
- a CDS encoding YlxR family protein encodes MAVHSAERTCLICRRRKLKAELCRFVRSADGQLIYDPAARASGRGFYLCCSAACIGSFVKKTQHKSLTRFHLRGFTPESIHLLCNSHLLEQ; translated from the coding sequence ATGGCGGTGCATAGCGCAGAGCGAACCTGCCTGATCTGCCGTCGGCGAAAACTAAAAGCCGAGCTTTGCCGTTTTGTCCGCAGTGCTGATGGCCAGCTGATCTATGATCCTGCAGCGCGGGCTTCGGGACGGGGATTTTATTTGTGTTGTTCCGCTGCGTGCATCGGCAGTTTTGTTAAAAAAACTCAGCACAAGTCGTTGACCAGGTTTCACCTGCGGGGTTTTACCCCCGAAAGTATTCATCTTTTATGTAACAGCCACCTGTTGGAGCAGTAA
- a CDS encoding DUF503 domain-containing protein: MHVGVCQVELFLPENRSLKGKRRVLKSLIQRIRNTFNVSVAETGGHDDWQRSVLALTIVSKDQAYVNRGLDKILDFIEDAGTVVVGDSSLEIVSFHDC; the protein is encoded by the coding sequence ATGCATGTCGGTGTCTGCCAGGTAGAGCTCTTCCTGCCTGAGAATCGCTCCCTGAAGGGGAAAAGGCGGGTGCTTAAATCGCTGATTCAGCGGATCAGAAACACCTTTAATGTGTCGGTGGCTGAAACCGGCGGCCATGATGATTGGCAACGTTCGGTGCTGGCCCTGACCATAGTCAGCAAAGACCAGGCCTATGTTAACCGGGGGTTGGATAAAATCCTCGATTTTATTGAGGATGCCGGGACGGTCGTGGTTGGTGACTCTTCCCTGGAAATAGTATCCTTCCACGACTGCTGA
- the rbfA gene encoding 30S ribosome-binding factor RbfA, translated as MRNQTVRCRRVADSLKKEISCMLLQEVKDPRISLVTILDVAVSPDLSFAQVYYTLHGSDVDKRKTQEGLQSTAGFLRRELGRRLRLKRIPELHFRYDDTVDRGFELEQLLDRL; from the coding sequence ATGAGAAATCAGACCGTGCGCTGCCGTCGGGTTGCCGATTCTCTGAAAAAAGAGATTTCGTGTATGCTTTTGCAGGAGGTCAAAGACCCGCGGATTTCATTGGTGACGATTCTTGATGTTGCCGTCAGCCCCGACTTGAGTTTTGCCCAGGTTTACTACACGCTCCATGGTTCTGATGTCGACAAACGGAAAACCCAGGAGGGGTTGCAGAGTACCGCTGGTTTTCTGCGCCGCGAACTGGGTCGGCGTCTCCGTTTGAAGCGGATTCCGGAACTGCATTTTCGTTATGATGATACCGTTGATCGCGGTTTTGAGCTGGAACAGCTGCTGGATAGATTGTAG
- the truB gene encoding tRNA pseudouridine(55) synthase TruB, whose product MDGFLVIDKPAGMTSQGVVSRVKRLLSVRKAGHTGTLDPLATGVLPVALGKATRLIPFLDESIKVYQGEMQLGIETDTYDIQGAVVCRHKGRLNFSRAEIEQAFMCFTGTFLQVPPVYSALKHQGRPLYALARSGNPVVPPPREITVSSFVLLAVELPNVVFRVHCVRGTYVRSLVHDLGHYLGCGATLTGLRREQSGPFTLNQAIDLERLQDLGEPEGFPAMLSMSSVLGSMPSVTIADPGQLALVKTGSPLSVQEVEQNFEQPPGTFCQILDPVGRLLAIACLVLEDDHRKLRMKRVFWQ is encoded by the coding sequence ATGGACGGCTTCCTGGTAATTGATAAACCTGCAGGGATGACTTCCCAGGGGGTTGTTTCGCGGGTCAAACGCCTGCTGTCAGTCCGTAAAGCCGGTCACACTGGGACGTTAGATCCCCTGGCTACGGGGGTTCTGCCCGTTGCTCTTGGTAAGGCAACCAGGCTGATTCCCTTTCTTGACGAGTCGATCAAGGTGTATCAGGGTGAGATGCAGCTGGGGATCGAAACCGATACCTATGATATCCAGGGTGCCGTTGTTTGTCGGCACAAGGGGCGGCTGAACTTTTCCCGGGCCGAGATAGAACAGGCTTTCATGTGTTTTACCGGCACCTTTCTCCAGGTGCCGCCGGTCTATTCGGCACTCAAGCACCAGGGAAGACCTTTGTATGCCCTGGCGCGCAGCGGCAATCCGGTGGTGCCACCACCCCGGGAGATAACGGTTTCCTCCTTTGTGCTGCTGGCAGTTGAGCTGCCGAACGTGGTGTTCAGGGTCCACTGTGTTCGCGGGACCTATGTTCGTTCTCTGGTTCACGATCTGGGGCATTATCTCGGCTGCGGTGCAACACTGACCGGTCTTCGCCGTGAACAAAGCGGCCCCTTTACCCTGAATCAGGCAATTGATCTTGAAAGGTTGCAGGATCTAGGTGAGCCGGAGGGATTTCCGGCTATGTTGTCCATGAGCAGCGTTCTTGGATCCATGCCGTCCGTAACGATTGCCGATCCTGGGCAGCTGGCTTTGGTTAAAACCGGTTCACCCCTGTCGGTACAGGAGGTGGAACAAAATTTTGAGCAGCCGCCGGGTACTTTCTGCCAGATTCTTGATCCGGTGGGAAGATTGTTGGCCATCGCCTGCCTGGTTCTTGAAGATGATCACCGTAAACTGCGGATGAAACGGGTTTTTTGGCAATAA